The Cinclus cinclus chromosome 3, bCinCin1.1, whole genome shotgun sequence genome has a window encoding:
- the LOC134042736 gene encoding cystatin-like: protein MAAAVRGRGESAVMASERVAVVVALLAVALLFFAGAVRGGELRPRLMGAPQTIDDPENDEGLERALQFAMTAYNRASNDMYSSRVVRIISAKRQIVAGVKYIMEVEIARTTCTKPAADIQHCAFHEEPQMAKHTICNFVVLNVPWRNQVELLESKCQ, encoded by the exons ATGGCTGCGGCCGtgagggggagaggggagagtgCGGTCATGGCGAGCGAGCgggtggctgtggtggtggcCCTGCTGGCAGTGGCCCTGCTCTTCTTCGCCGGCGCTGTGCGAGGTGGCGAGCTCCGCCCGCGGCTAATGGGCGCCCCGCAGACCATCGACGACCCTGAGAATGATGAGGGCCTGGAGCGGGCTCTGCAGTTCGCCATGACGGCGTACAACAGGGCCAGCAATGATATGTACTCCAGCCGGGTGGTGCGGATCATTAGCGCCAAGAGGCAG ATCGTGGCTGGAGTAAAGTACATAATGGAAGTGGAGATTGCCCGGACAACCTGCACAAAGCCAGCAGCTGATATCCAGCACTGTGCATTCCATGAGGAGCCCCAGATGGCCAAG cacacCATTTGCAACTTTGTAGTGTTGAACGTTCCTTGGCGAAACCaagtggagctgctggagagcaaGTGCCAGTAA